A section of the Streptomyces xinghaiensis S187 genome encodes:
- a CDS encoding protein kinase domain-containing protein produces the protein MAQTRSGGPSESEPANGGNGNGGSGDSPELWGDGGLVGDGRYRLTHRLGRGGMAEVFAAEDVRLGRTVAVKLLRSDLAEDPVSKARFTREAQSVAGLNHHAVVAVYDSGEDVIGGSTVPYIVMELVEGRTIRDLLIESDAPPPDQALIIVSGVLEALAYSHHHGIVHRDIKPANVIITNTGAVKVMDFGIARALHGAQSTMTQTGMVMGTPQYLSPEQALGKTVDTRSDLYATGCLLYELLAHRPPFTGESPLSVVYQHVQDMPVPPSRVSGAVPPELDGLVMRSLAKDPDDRFQTAEEMRGLAQYALQMLTEHGGHTGAWDTGTVAMAGAAPAAGTTAMMPAGGGDTSQIPAPLLGPPRGDDGGFDGTRHDGGRGGSGRGRGPLLLVAALALIAVTVGIIFALDRRDEGREPDQKPSPTVSQTQDKETSPSPEDEATQDTETDPGTGGQNEDYTPEQPSGEYTPSQDPTGGETTPTTPSQPPPSTPSQSTPSGPGSDPGETGEPGGDPGGDPGGAGGDPGGAGGGDAGAVDGGGAGD, from the coding sequence ATGGCACAGACGCGCTCCGGGGGCCCGTCCGAATCCGAACCGGCGAACGGCGGCAACGGCAACGGCGGCTCCGGTGACTCCCCCGAGCTGTGGGGCGACGGCGGACTGGTGGGGGACGGGCGCTACCGCCTGACCCACCGGCTCGGCCGCGGCGGCATGGCGGAGGTCTTCGCCGCCGAGGACGTCCGGCTCGGCCGCACGGTCGCGGTGAAGCTTCTGCGCTCCGATCTCGCCGAGGACCCGGTCTCCAAAGCCCGCTTCACGCGCGAGGCCCAGTCGGTGGCGGGGCTGAACCACCACGCGGTGGTCGCGGTCTACGACTCCGGCGAGGACGTGATCGGCGGCAGCACCGTCCCCTACATCGTCATGGAGCTCGTCGAGGGCCGGACGATCCGGGATCTGCTGATCGAGTCCGACGCGCCGCCGCCGGACCAGGCGCTGATCATCGTCTCCGGGGTGCTGGAGGCGCTGGCGTACAGCCACCACCACGGCATCGTGCACCGCGACATCAAGCCCGCGAACGTGATCATCACCAACACGGGCGCGGTCAAGGTCATGGACTTCGGCATCGCCCGCGCGCTGCACGGCGCGCAGTCCACGATGACCCAGACCGGCATGGTCATGGGCACCCCGCAGTACCTCTCGCCGGAACAGGCCCTCGGCAAGACCGTGGACACCCGCTCCGACCTGTACGCCACCGGCTGCCTGCTCTACGAACTGCTCGCGCACCGCCCGCCGTTCACCGGCGAGAGCCCGCTGTCGGTGGTCTACCAGCACGTCCAGGACATGCCGGTGCCGCCCTCCCGGGTGTCGGGCGCGGTGCCGCCGGAGCTGGACGGGCTGGTGATGCGGTCGCTGGCCAAGGACCCGGACGACCGGTTCCAGACCGCCGAGGAGATGCGCGGGCTGGCGCAGTACGCCCTGCAGATGCTGACCGAGCACGGCGGCCACACCGGCGCCTGGGACACCGGCACGGTCGCCATGGCGGGCGCGGCCCCCGCGGCCGGTACGACCGCCATGATGCCGGCGGGCGGCGGCGACACCTCGCAGATCCCGGCCCCGCTGCTGGGCCCCCCGCGGGGCGACGACGGCGGCTTCGACGGCACCCGGCACGACGGCGGCCGGGGCGGCTCCGGCCGGGGCCGCGGCCCGCTGCTGCTGGTGGCGGCGCTGGCGCTGATCGCCGTCACCGTCGGGATCATCTTCGCGCTCGACAGGCGCGACGAGGGCCGGGAGCCGGACCAGAAGCCCTCGCCGACGGTCTCCCAGACCCAGGACAAGGAGACCTCCCCGTCGCCGGAGGACGAGGCCACCCAGGACACGGAGACGGACCCCGGGACCGGCGGGCAGAACGAGGACTACACGCCCGAACAGCCGAGCGGCGAGTACACCCCGTCCCAGGACCCGACCGGCGGCGAGACGACCCCCACCACTCCGAGCCAGCCGCCGCCGTCGACCCCGTCCCAGAGCACCCCGAGCGGTCCGGGCAGCGACCCGGGCGAAACCGGTGAACCGGGCGGTGATCCGGGCGGTGATCCGGGCGGTGCCGGCGGCGATCCGGGCGGCGCCGGCGGTGGCGACGCGGGAGCGGTCGACGGAGGGGGCGCCGGAGACTGA
- the pdhA gene encoding pyruvate dehydrogenase (acetyl-transferring) E1 component subunit alpha has protein sequence MTVESTAGRKPRRTTAKRAGAKKPPAPAAAAGQPELVQLLTPEGKRVEHPEYSIDLGPEELRGLYRDMVLTRRFDAEATALQRQGELGLWASLLGQEAAQIGSGRALRDDDYVFPTYREHGVAWCRGVDPTNLLGMFRGVNNGGWDPTSNNFHLYTIVIGSQALHATGYAMGVAKDGADSAVIAYFGDGASSQGDVAEAFTFSAVYNAPVVFFCQNNQWAISEPTEKQTRVPLYQRAQGYGFPGVRVDGNDVLACLAVTRSALERARRGEGPTLVEAFTYRMGAHTTSDDPTKYRRDEEREAWEAKDPIQRLRAYLEAEGIADAAFLAGLDQESEELGRHVRDAIRLMPDPDTMAIFENIYADGHALVDEERAQFAAYQASFAEEGN, from the coding sequence GTGACCGTGGAGAGCACCGCGGGGCGCAAGCCACGCCGCACCACAGCGAAACGCGCCGGCGCCAAGAAGCCACCGGCACCGGCCGCCGCAGCCGGGCAGCCGGAGCTCGTACAGCTGCTGACCCCCGAGGGCAAGCGCGTCGAGCACCCCGAGTACTCCATCGACCTCGGCCCCGAGGAGCTGCGCGGGCTGTACCGGGACATGGTGCTGACCCGGCGCTTCGACGCCGAGGCCACCGCGCTCCAGCGCCAGGGCGAGCTGGGCCTGTGGGCCTCGCTGCTGGGCCAGGAGGCCGCGCAGATCGGCTCCGGCCGCGCGCTGCGGGACGACGACTACGTCTTCCCCACCTACCGCGAGCACGGTGTGGCCTGGTGCCGCGGCGTGGACCCGACCAATCTGCTGGGCATGTTCCGCGGTGTGAACAACGGCGGCTGGGATCCGACGAGCAACAACTTCCACCTCTACACGATCGTCATCGGCTCGCAGGCGCTGCACGCCACCGGCTACGCCATGGGCGTGGCCAAGGACGGCGCCGACTCCGCCGTGATCGCCTACTTCGGCGACGGCGCGAGCAGCCAGGGCGACGTGGCCGAGGCGTTCACCTTCTCCGCGGTCTACAACGCCCCGGTGGTGTTCTTCTGCCAGAACAACCAGTGGGCCATCTCCGAGCCCACCGAGAAGCAGACCCGCGTCCCGCTCTACCAGCGCGCCCAGGGCTACGGCTTCCCCGGCGTCCGGGTCGACGGCAACGACGTCCTGGCCTGCCTCGCCGTCACCCGCTCCGCGCTGGAGCGCGCCCGCCGCGGCGAGGGCCCGACCCTCGTCGAGGCGTTCACCTACCGGATGGGCGCCCACACCACCTCCGACGACCCGACCAAGTACCGGCGGGACGAGGAGCGGGAGGCCTGGGAGGCCAAGGATCCGATCCAGCGGCTGCGCGCCTACCTGGAGGCCGAGGGCATCGCCGACGCGGCGTTCCTCGCCGGGCTGGACCAGGAGAGCGAGGAGCTGGGCCGCCACGTGCGCGACGCGATCCGGCTGATGCCGGACCCCGACACCATGGCGATCTTCGAGAACATCTACGCGGACGGCCACGCCCTGGTCGACGAGGAGCGTGCGCAGTTCGCCGCCTACCAGGCGTCCTTCGCCGAGGAGGGCAACTGA
- a CDS encoding Stk1 family PASTA domain-containing Ser/Thr kinase codes for MSDDGGQGRYRGRSVAGGRYQLRDLLGAGGMASVHLAYDTVLDRQVAIKVLHTELGREEAFRERFRREAQSVAKLSHTNIVSVFDTGEDALSDAEGGGKMPYIVMEYVEGRPLRSVLDEDIARYGAMPAEKALKIAGDVLAALEVSHEMGLVHRDIKPGNVMMNRRDVVKVMDFGIARAMQSGVTSMTQTGMVVGTPQYLSPEQALGRGVDARSDLYSVGILLFELLTGQLPFDADSPLAIAYAHVQEEPPVPSAVNRSLPPAVDALIARALKKNPNERFPTAEAMRQECERVASAARTGAAPAIVDGAGARASGAGVGSAVFPPLDQQNPALPGQGVQGVQGVQTPYQQPPVPGLAGPGGFGPSTPPPPSYPMGQQGYPAPSPYGPSGPAPYNLSPPAGGSGTGGGRNSSMPVVVGAVVVVLLALGGLITALVLNNGDDDGKQAGPGTGESADPSPTGGETGDGEGGDAAPAKEIAEDKSRTIDPEKCTDAYEHYDDKDAVSMPDLRFRHIASVKDCMNQAGWKYNDLEYEDSSIWGKNAVLEQIPRKGEPFDPDKDTITLTVATGKPE; via the coding sequence ATGAGCGACGACGGCGGGCAGGGCCGCTACCGGGGGCGGTCGGTCGCGGGCGGGCGGTACCAGCTGCGTGACCTGCTCGGCGCGGGCGGCATGGCCTCCGTGCACCTGGCGTACGACACCGTGCTGGACCGGCAGGTGGCCATCAAGGTCCTCCACACCGAGCTGGGCCGCGAGGAGGCGTTCCGCGAGCGCTTCCGGCGCGAGGCGCAGTCGGTCGCCAAACTCTCCCACACCAACATCGTCTCCGTCTTCGACACCGGCGAGGACGCCCTCTCCGACGCCGAGGGCGGCGGCAAGATGCCGTACATCGTCATGGAGTACGTGGAGGGCCGCCCGCTGCGCTCCGTGCTCGACGAGGACATCGCCCGGTACGGCGCGATGCCCGCCGAGAAGGCCCTGAAGATCGCGGGCGATGTGCTGGCGGCCCTCGAGGTCAGCCATGAGATGGGCCTGGTCCACCGGGACATCAAGCCGGGCAACGTCATGATGAACAGGCGCGACGTGGTCAAGGTCATGGACTTCGGCATCGCGCGGGCCATGCAGTCCGGCGTGACGTCGATGACGCAGACCGGCATGGTCGTCGGCACCCCCCAGTACCTCTCGCCGGAGCAGGCGCTGGGGCGCGGTGTCGACGCCCGCTCCGACCTCTACTCCGTCGGCATCCTCCTCTTCGAACTGCTCACCGGGCAGTTGCCGTTCGACGCGGACTCCCCGCTGGCCATCGCCTACGCGCATGTGCAGGAGGAGCCGCCCGTCCCGTCGGCCGTCAACCGCTCCCTGCCGCCGGCGGTGGACGCGCTCATCGCCCGGGCGCTGAAGAAGAACCCGAACGAGCGCTTCCCGACGGCGGAGGCGATGCGCCAGGAGTGCGAGCGGGTGGCGTCCGCGGCGCGGACCGGCGCCGCCCCGGCGATCGTCGACGGGGCGGGGGCGCGGGCCAGCGGCGCGGGGGTGGGTTCGGCGGTCTTCCCGCCGCTGGACCAGCAGAACCCCGCCCTGCCCGGGCAGGGCGTGCAGGGCGTGCAGGGCGTGCAGACGCCGTACCAGCAGCCGCCCGTCCCGGGCCTCGCGGGCCCGGGCGGCTTCGGCCCGTCCACTCCGCCGCCGCCCAGCTATCCGATGGGGCAGCAGGGCTATCCGGCGCCCTCCCCCTACGGCCCCTCCGGCCCGGCCCCGTACAACCTCTCGCCGCCGGCCGGCGGCAGCGGCACGGGCGGCGGCAGGAACAGCAGCATGCCGGTGGTCGTGGGCGCCGTCGTGGTGGTCCTGCTGGCCCTCGGTGGTCTGATCACGGCTCTCGTCCTCAACAACGGCGACGACGACGGGAAGCAGGCCGGCCCCGGAACCGGCGAGTCCGCGGACCCGTCCCCCACGGGCGGCGAGACGGGTGACGGCGAGGGCGGCGACGCCGCGCCGGCCAAGGAGATCGCGGAGGACAAGAGCCGGACGATCGACCCGGAGAAGTGCACGGACGCGTACGAGCACTACGACGACAAGGATGCGGTGTCCATGCCGGATCTGCGCTTCCGCCACATCGCGTCGGTGAAGGACTGCATGAACCAGGCGGGCTGGAAGTACAACGACCTGGAGTACGAGGACTCCTCCATCTGGGGGAAGAACGCCGTCCTGGAGCAGATCCCCCGCAAGGGCGAGCCGTTCGACCCGGACAAGGACACGATCACGCTGACCGTCGCCACGGGCAAGCCCGAGTAG
- a CDS encoding bacterial proteasome activator family protein, producing the protein MEKPSNERSQESSHVLVVGPDGMALGKAAGAGEEEQGESRETPLTEMVEQPAKVMRIGSMIKQLLEEVRAAPLDEASRVRLKEIHASSVKELEDGLAPELVEELERLSLPFTDDAVPTEAELRIAQAQLVGWLEGLFHGIQTALFAQQMAARAQLEQMRRALPPGVQLPDQEIEEEGGRPGGGARSGPYL; encoded by the coding sequence ATGGAGAAGCCGAGTAATGAACGGTCGCAGGAGAGCTCCCATGTCCTGGTCGTGGGGCCGGACGGAATGGCTCTCGGAAAGGCCGCCGGCGCCGGCGAGGAGGAGCAGGGCGAGTCCCGCGAGACCCCGCTGACGGAAATGGTCGAACAGCCCGCCAAGGTCATGCGCATCGGCAGCATGATCAAGCAACTGCTGGAAGAGGTCCGGGCGGCTCCTCTCGACGAGGCGAGCCGGGTGCGGCTCAAGGAGATCCACGCGAGCTCCGTCAAGGAGCTGGAGGACGGACTGGCCCCGGAGCTGGTGGAGGAACTGGAGCGGCTCTCGCTGCCGTTCACCGACGACGCGGTGCCCACCGAGGCCGAGCTGCGCATCGCGCAGGCCCAGCTGGTCGGCTGGCTGGAGGGCCTCTTCCACGGCATCCAGACCGCGCTCTTCGCCCAGCAGATGGCCGCCCGCGCCCAGCTGGAGCAGATGCGCCGCGCGCTGCCCCCGGGCGTCCAGCTGCCGGACCAGGAGATCGAGGAGGAGGGCGGCCGTCCCGGCGGCGGCGCCCGCTCCGGCCCGTATCTCTGA
- a CDS encoding phosphotransferase — protein sequence MTVLARRYALGEPLSCERVTHGLLNRGYALTTTRGRFFLKHHLDGDSPAIARQHRATARLAALGLPVVPPLADTAGSTVAVTGGRCFALHPWIDGRHRYGSQLTRAECGRLGELLGRVHTALERIMPPAPASAPGPGGTGPGDRLRLPGPRRPASPTSPPALASAEPADTYALIDELLARARRRPQRDAFDELAEHRLTERRALLRRHAHRRPRPGAEPAAGWVHGDFHPLNLLYRGTEPAAIVDWDRLSVQPRAEEAVRAAAIFFVRPRGPLALPGVRSYARGYRRASGADPAELAAAVHRVWWERLNDFWMLRWRYELRDPRADAQFPAAAALAVWWTEHYDAVRDAFTA from the coding sequence CTGACCGTCCTGGCGCGCCGCTACGCCCTCGGCGAGCCGCTCTCCTGCGAACGGGTGACGCACGGCCTGCTCAACCGCGGCTACGCCCTGACCACCACCCGCGGCCGCTTCTTCCTCAAACACCATCTCGACGGCGACAGCCCCGCCATCGCCCGCCAGCACCGCGCGACCGCCCGGCTCGCCGCCCTCGGCCTCCCCGTCGTCCCGCCGCTGGCCGACACCGCCGGCTCCACCGTCGCCGTCACCGGCGGCCGCTGCTTCGCCCTGCACCCCTGGATCGACGGCCGGCACCGCTACGGATCCCAGCTCACCCGCGCCGAGTGCGGCCGGCTCGGCGAACTCCTCGGCCGGGTGCACACCGCGCTGGAGCGGATCATGCCGCCCGCGCCGGCGTCCGCTCCGGGGCCGGGCGGCACCGGGCCGGGCGACCGCCTCCGCTTACCCGGCCCCCGCCGCCCCGCCTCGCCCACCAGCCCGCCCGCCCTGGCCAGCGCCGAACCCGCCGACACCTACGCGCTGATCGACGAGCTCCTGGCACGCGCCCGCCGCCGGCCGCAGCGCGACGCCTTCGACGAACTCGCCGAGCACCGGCTCACCGAACGGCGCGCCCTGCTCCGCCGCCACGCCCACCGCCGCCCGCGCCCCGGCGCCGAACCCGCCGCGGGCTGGGTGCACGGCGACTTCCACCCCCTGAACCTCCTCTACCGGGGTACCGAACCGGCGGCGATCGTCGACTGGGACCGGCTGAGCGTCCAGCCGCGCGCCGAGGAGGCCGTCCGGGCCGCGGCCATCTTCTTCGTCCGCCCCCGCGGACCCCTCGCGCTGCCCGGGGTCCGCTCCTACGCGCGCGGCTACCGGCGGGCCTCCGGGGCGGACCCGGCCGAACTGGCCGCGGCCGTTCACCGGGTGTGGTGGGAACGGCTGAACGACTTCTGGATGCTGCGCTGGCGCTACGAACTGCGCGACCCGCGCGCCGACGCCCAGTTCCCGGCGGCGGCGGCCCTGGCCGTGTGGTGGACCGAGCACTACGACGCGGTGCGGGACGCGTTCACGGCCTGA
- a CDS encoding potassium channel family protein, with amino-acid sequence MKLPSYDVAARDAPDATGFRIQLPRRIAAHPLRQVARRLLLALLVLLTTVMIVYLDRDGYTDNTDESVDFLDAAYYATVTLSTTGYGDIIPASDSARLVNILAVTPLRVMFLIILVGTTLEVLTERTREEWRLARWRTHLRDHTVIIGYGTKGRSAVQTLHAKGLPKDQVVIVDPSSKVIDSANAEGFVGVIGDATRSDVLLRAEAQKARQIIIATQRDDTAVLVTLTARQMNRAAKIVAAVREEENALLLRQSGADAVITSASAAGRLLGLSSLSPSAGTVMEDLIQQGSGLDLVERPVVKSEVGRSVRETDDLVVSVLRGHRLLPYDDPTASPLRSTDRLITIVRARPRPHPAEPEERRPRE; translated from the coding sequence GTGAAGCTGCCGAGTTACGACGTCGCCGCGCGGGACGCCCCGGACGCCACCGGCTTCCGCATCCAGCTGCCGCGCCGCATCGCCGCGCACCCCCTGCGCCAGGTGGCGCGGCGGCTGCTGCTGGCGCTGCTGGTCCTGCTGACCACCGTGATGATCGTCTACCTCGACCGCGACGGCTACACCGACAACACCGACGAGAGCGTCGACTTCCTCGACGCCGCCTACTACGCCACCGTCACCCTCTCCACCACCGGCTACGGCGACATCATCCCGGCCAGCGACAGCGCCCGGCTCGTCAACATCCTGGCGGTGACGCCGCTGCGGGTGATGTTCCTGATCATTCTCGTCGGCACGACCCTGGAGGTCCTCACGGAGCGCACCCGTGAGGAGTGGCGGCTGGCCCGTTGGAGGACCCACTTGCGCGACCACACCGTCATCATCGGCTACGGCACCAAGGGCCGTTCGGCCGTGCAGACCCTGCACGCCAAGGGCCTGCCGAAGGACCAGGTCGTCATCGTCGATCCGAGCAGCAAGGTGATCGACTCGGCCAACGCCGAGGGCTTCGTGGGCGTGATCGGGGACGCCACCCGCAGCGACGTCCTGCTGCGCGCCGAGGCGCAGAAGGCCCGTCAGATCATCATCGCCACCCAGCGCGACGACACCGCCGTCCTCGTGACCCTGACGGCCCGTCAGATGAACCGGGCGGCGAAGATCGTCGCGGCCGTCCGGGAGGAGGAGAACGCTCTGCTGCTCCGCCAGTCCGGCGCCGACGCCGTGATCACCAGCGCCAGCGCGGCCGGCCGGCTGCTCGGCCTCTCCTCCCTCAGCCCGAGCGCGGGCACGGTCATGGAGGACCTCATCCAGCAGGGCAGCGGACTGGACCTCGTCGAACGCCCGGTGGTCAAGTCCGAAGTGGGCCGTTCCGTGCGGGAGACGGACGACCTGGTGGTCTCCGTGCTCCGCGGGCACCGGCTGCTGCCCTACGACGACCCGACCGCGAGCCCGCTGCGCTCCACCGACCGCCTCATCACCATCGTCCGGGCCCGTCCCCGGCCGCACCCGGCGGAACCGGAGGAGCGCCGGCCGCGGGAGTAG
- a CDS encoding NAD(P)H-quinone oxidoreductase — MHAITIPEPGGPEALVWAEVPDPVPAEGEVLVEVAASAVNRADLLQRQGYYDPPRGASPYPGLECSGRIAALGPGVAGWAVGDEVCALLSGGGYAEKVAVPAGQLLPLPEGVDAVTAAGLPEVACTVWSNVFMIAHLRPGDTLLVHGGASGIGTMAIQLAKAAGARVAVTAGSAEKLERCRELGADILINYHEQDFVQELRKATDGAGADVILDIIGAKYLDWNVKALAVNGRLAIIGLQGGVKGELNLNALLSKRGAVTATSLRARPEAEKASIVAAVREHVWPLVAAGRVRPVVDRTVPMRDAAEAHRAMEAGGHVGKILLVP, encoded by the coding sequence ATTCACGCGATCACCATCCCCGAACCCGGCGGACCCGAGGCCCTGGTGTGGGCCGAGGTCCCGGATCCCGTACCCGCTGAGGGGGAAGTGCTGGTCGAGGTGGCGGCCAGTGCCGTCAACCGCGCCGACCTCCTGCAACGCCAGGGCTACTACGACCCGCCGCGGGGCGCCTCGCCGTACCCCGGTCTGGAGTGCTCCGGGCGGATCGCGGCGCTGGGGCCGGGGGTCGCGGGCTGGGCCGTCGGTGACGAGGTGTGCGCGCTGCTCTCGGGCGGCGGTTACGCGGAGAAGGTGGCCGTGCCTGCCGGGCAGCTGCTGCCGCTGCCCGAGGGGGTCGACGCGGTGACGGCCGCGGGCCTGCCGGAGGTCGCCTGCACGGTCTGGTCCAACGTCTTCATGATCGCCCATCTCCGGCCCGGCGACACCCTGCTGGTGCACGGCGGGGCGAGCGGCATCGGGACCATGGCGATCCAGCTGGCCAAGGCGGCCGGTGCCCGGGTCGCGGTCACCGCGGGCAGCGCGGAGAAGCTGGAGCGCTGCCGGGAGCTGGGCGCGGACATCCTGATCAACTACCACGAGCAGGACTTCGTCCAGGAGCTGCGCAAGGCAACCGACGGCGCCGGGGCCGACGTCATCCTGGACATCATCGGCGCCAAGTACCTGGACTGGAACGTGAAGGCGCTGGCGGTCAACGGCCGGCTCGCCATCATCGGCCTGCAGGGCGGCGTCAAGGGCGAACTCAACCTCAACGCCCTGCTGTCGAAGCGGGGCGCGGTCACCGCCACCTCGCTGCGCGCCCGTCCGGAGGCGGAGAAGGCGTCGATCGTCGCGGCGGTGCGCGAGCATGTGTGGCCGCTGGTCGCGGCGGGCCGGGTGCGGCCGGTCGTGGACCGCACGGTGCCGATGCGGGACGCCGCCGAGGCGCACCGGGCGATGGAGGCCGGCGGCCACGTCGGCAAGATCCTGCTGGTGCCGTAG